Proteins from a genomic interval of Nematostella vectensis chromosome 12, jaNemVect1.1, whole genome shotgun sequence:
- the LOC5520149 gene encoding (E3-independent) E2 ubiquitin-conjugating enzyme UBE2O isoform X1 produces MAYAECCVYAEDIVKNSHGNLGLVLQDAEASSEDESDSEDEALKKGQIVVCWYPSGQEETVSISKIQLADRSLLPGDVVKHADQSRPIKQKGFISDVEVIASVKVIAANQVVTNIDCRELSPLQELVQGVHVTLGPWLGQIMEAELRLVLRVKNGARCCLEGEQVEMLYDLGDQRDDDSPFYSVVHYPGQLVSGPAKVFKEAKWLSGTKPILHNQTQVKATVEEVKVVSCEVNWLVCGACHDGNTSLMPPDPYITKDQLSELNFVNHFKHASIQIGDKAFYTVKERDMHLVASHCNKPLSHMDLQLDKTHDATSSYQSPHSDSLPEDGEIGAWAKGPVDESVENMEDESADIETAGARNQDEDEMLGDVSKLKNLVLSGEDETVVQHRKGQSAQTRKRETQNHVYDSGDADEDSDLGDSATPKHKSTGSQGPKHDPTSGPTAMRFPKRRRKRNKRKRKATQPIQVRVGDKVCVEVTCTRTLVHVIWQDGSREENISSTDLIPVFHLDEQEFFPGDFISDKRESADQSLYGTVLTADCASRTCNVRWFTRDGHAVSTENDISVYDIAEHPDFVFNAGDIAVRVTPPDDLSLHNEEEVAATPSSCVGQVASIDEAGNVHILWIDGSRSHVKPQELYKVDPEEDGQSFTVGSQESGGDENDDDEWETASDVSSDEEPRDSIISYGSPEAETAQREQGTGENDDTINDERNKINEIISNRNPAFMMIESVPTSHAFKNTTFSPENQRKFLSCLRKELMLLQSSLPEGILVRGYEDRMDIFRVMIEGPAGTPYDHGLFAFDILLPANYPDAPPSFHYLSMCNGRLNPNLYEDGKVCVSLLGTWTGRGSEIWTSKSNILQVLISVQGLILNDEPYFNEAGYEKQRGTAEGLENSRLYNEMVVLKLLQSMERILRRPPEGFENEVVQHFMQNADSLIQKLSYWIKHYEGPAVFVTKDGTSDVTKSETNSDSKNKIPPVVKDKEISVAKDKDLSKEKEDSVVVEQASSVAKDGGNEPGVNATGKPEAMKNLPDFLLFPLSKGFCTSLNRSLEKFKQAWLEAKQAGIPALPEKEEKDAVQ; encoded by the exons ATGGCGTACGCAGAATGCTGTGTTTACGCTGAAGATATCGTGAAAAACTCACATGGAAACTTAGGTTTGGTGTTACAAGACGCAGAAGCGTCATCAGAAGACGAATCAGATAGCGAGGACGAGGCACTAAAAAAGGGACAAATCGTTGTTTGCTGGTACCCATCAGGGCAAGAAGAAACTGTATCTATATCAAAG ATACAATTGGCAGACAGGTCACTCCTTCCTGGCGATGTTGTCAAGCATGCAGACCAGTCAAGGCCAATTAAGCAGAAAGGATTCATTTCTGATGTGGAGGTTATAGCAAGTGTCAAAGTGATAGCCGCCAATCAAGTGGTGACAAATATTGATTGTCGAGAGTTAAGCCCATTGCAG GAGCTGGTGCAAGGTGTGCATGTCACACTGGGACCATGGCTTGGTCAAATCATGGAGGCAGAACTGAGACTTGTTTTAAGAGTCAAGAATGGAGCAAG GTGCTGTCTGGAAGGTGAGCAAGTAGAGATGCTGTACGATCTCGGAGATCAGAGAGACGATGACTCGCCATTCTACTCTGTGGTACACTACCCTGGGCAGTTAGTCTCTGGACCAGCTAAAGTGTTCAAGGAAGCAAAGTGGCTCTCTGGTACTAAACCCATTCTGCACAACCAAACACAGGTCAAAGCTACAGTGGAAGAG GTGAAGGTTGTTTCTTGTGAAGTAAACTGGCTGGTATGTGGAGCATGTCACGATGGAAACACAAGTCTCATGCCGCCAGACCCCTATATTACCAAGGATCAGTTATCAGA GCTGAACTTTGTAAACCACTTCAAGCATGCAAGTATCCAGATTGGCGATAAAGCGTTCTACACGGTTAAAGAAAGGGACATGCATCTTGTTGCTAGCCATTGTAACAAACCCCTCTCCCACATGGACCTCCAACTAGACAAGACCCATGACGCCACGTCCTCGTACCAGTCTCCCCACTCAGACTCTCTGCCAGAGGACGGCGAGATAGGAGCCTGGGCTAAGGGCCCTGTGGATGAGTCAGTTGAGAATATGGAAGATGAGTCCGCTGATATAGAGACTGCTGGCGCCAGGAATCAAGATGAAGATGAAATGTTGGGTGATGTCTCGAAACTGAAAAACTTGGTGTTATCTGGGGAAGATGAGACAGTCGTACAGCATAGAAAGGGCCAAAGCGCTCAGACGCGAAAGCGGGAAACACAAAATCATGTCTATGACTCGGGTGATGCTGACGAAGATTCCGATCTTGGTGATTCCGCCACGCCAAAGCACAAAAGCACTGGGAGCCAGGGCCCTAAACATGACCCTACATCTGGCCCCACAGCAATGAGGTTCCCTAAACGAAGGCGGAAACGCAacaagcgcaagcgcaagGCTACCCAGCCCATTCAAGTGCGAGTCGGGGACAAAGTCTGCGTTGAAGTCACGTGTACCAGGACTCTTGTACACGTGATTTGGCAAGACGGGTCACGTGAAGAGAACATCTCATCTACTGATCTCATCCCCGTGTTTCATCTCGATGAACAAGAGTTTTTTCCTGGTGACTTTATCAGTGATAAACGAG AGTCGGCTGACCAGTCGCTGTACGGCACCGTGTTAACCGCAGACTGCGCGTCACGCACGTGTAACGTCAGGTGGTTTACACGTGACGGTCATGCAGTCAGTACCGAGAATGACATCAGTGTGTACGACATCGCGGAACATCCTGACTTTGTCTTCAACGCTGGTGATATCGCGGTCCGCGTGACTCCACCGGACGACTTGTCACTCCACAATGAGGAGGAGGTGGCGGCTACGCCCTCTTCATGTGTCGGACAG gTGGCGTCAATTGACGAGGCGGGTAATGTGCACATCCTCTGGATAGACGGATCGCGGTCGCATGTGAAGCCTCAAGAGCTCTACAAAGTAGACCCAGAG GAGGACGGTCAGTCCTTTACTGTCGGTAGCCAGGAATCTGGTGGTGACGAGAACGATGATGACGAATGGGAAACTGCCAGTGATGTCAGCTCTGACGAGGAGCCACGTGACTCGATCATTAGTTACGGCTCGCCCGAGGCCGAGACCGCGCAGCGAGAGCAAGGGACTGGGGAGAATGATGACACCATTAATGATGAAAGGAATAAAATCAATGAAATTATATCCAATAGAAACCCCG CGTTCATGATGATCGAGTCTGTACCTACGAGCCATGCTTTCAAGAACACGACTTTCAGCCCCGAGAATCAGCGCAAGTTCTTGTCGTGTCTGCGCAAGGAGTTGATGCTTCTTCAGAGCTCTCTCCCAGAGGGCATTCTCGTCCGCGGATACGAGGATAGAATG GACATCTTCCGCGTAATGATAGAGGGACCCGCCGGTACACCTTACGATCATGGACTCTTTGCATTTGACATTCTTCTCCCGGCGAACTACCCCGACGCCCCACCGAGCTTCCACTACCTCTCCATGTGTAACGGCCGACTGAATCCGAACCTTTACGAAGATGGAAAAGTATGCGTGAGTCTGCTCGGGACTTGGACGGGACGCGGTAGCGAGATCTGGACTTCCAAGTCTAATATCCTCCAAGTTCTCATATCAGTACAAG GACTCATATTGAATGACGAACCTTACTTTAACGAGGCCGGATACGAGAAGCAACGAGGCACAGCCGAGGGTTTGGAGAATAGCCGTTTGTATAACGAGATGGTGGTCTTAAAGCTCTTGCAATCAATGGAGAGAATACTGCGCCGACCCCCTGAGGGATTCGAGAATGAGGTCGTACAGCACTTCATGCAGAATGCAGACTC GCTCATCCAAAAGCTGTCCTATTGGATCAAACACTACGAGGGGCCAGCGGTCTTCGTTACTAAGGATGGAACAAGTGACGTAACAAAGAGTGAAACTAATAGTGATTCTAAGAACAAAATACCTCCTGTTGTTAAGGATAAAGAAATTTCCGTTGCTAAAGACAAAGACCTTTCTAAGGAGAAGGAAGATTCTGTTGTGGTTGAGCAGGCGAGTTCCGTTGCTAAGGACGGAGGTAATGAACCTGGAGTAAACGCCACAGGCAAACCAGAAGCGATGAAAAATCTGCCTGATTTCCTATTGTTTCCTTTGTCTAAAGGATTTTGTACAAGTCTAAATAGAAGTCTGGAGAAGTTTAAACAAGCCTGGCTGGAGGCGAAACAAGCTGGTATCCCGGCGTTACCCGAGAAAGAAGAGAAGGACGCTGTGCAGTGA
- the LOC5520149 gene encoding (E3-independent) E2 ubiquitin-conjugating enzyme UBE2O isoform X2, producing MAYAECCVYAEDIVKNSHGNLGLVLQDAEASSEDESDSEDEALKKGQIVVCWYPSGQEETVSISKIQLADRSLLPGDVVKHADQSRPIKQKGFISDVEVIASVKVIAANQVVTNIDCRELSPLQELVQGVHVTLGPWLGQIMEAELRLVLRVKNGARCCLEGEQVEMLYDLGDQRDDDSPFYSVVHYPGQLVSGPAKVFKEAKWLSGTKPILHNQTQVKATVEEVKVVSCEVNWLVCGACHDGNTSLMPPDPYITKDQLSELNFVNHFKHASIQIGDKAFYTVKERDMHLVASHCNKPLSHMDLQLDKTHDATSSYQSPHSDSLPEDGEIGAWAKGPVDESVENMEDESADIETAGARNQDEDEMLGDVSKLKNLVLSGEDETVVQHRKGQSAQTRKRETQNHVYDSGDADEDSDLGDSATPKHKSTGSQGPKHDPTSGPTAMRFPKRRRKRNKRKRKATQPIQVRVGDKVCVEVTCTRTLVHVIWQDGSREENISSTDLIPVFHLDEQEFFPGDFISDKRESADQSLYGTVLTADCASRTCNVRWFTRDGHAVSTENDISVYDIAEHPDFVFNAGDIAVRVTPPDDLSLHNEEEVAATPSSCVGQVASIDEAGNVHILWIDGSRSHVKPQELYKVDPEEDGQSFTVGSQESGGDENDDDEWETASDVSSDEEPRDSIISYGSPEAETAQREQGTGENDDTINDERNKINEIISNRNPAFMMIESVPTSHAFKNTTFSPENQRKFLSCLRKELMLLQSSLPEGILVRGYEDRMDIFRVMIEGPAGTPYDHGLFAFDILLPANYPDAPPSFHYLSMCNGRLNPNLYEDGKVCVSLLGTWTGRGSEIWTSKSNILQVLISVQGLILNDEPYFNEAGYEKQRGTAEGLENSRLYNEMVVLKLLQSMERILRRPPEGFENEVVQHFMQNADSLIQKLSYWIKHYEGPAVFVTKDGTSDVTKSETNSDSKNKIPPVVKDKEISVAKDKDLSKEKEDSVVVEQASSVAKDGGFCTSLNRSLEKFKQAWLEAKQAGIPALPEKEEKDAVQ from the exons ATGGCGTACGCAGAATGCTGTGTTTACGCTGAAGATATCGTGAAAAACTCACATGGAAACTTAGGTTTGGTGTTACAAGACGCAGAAGCGTCATCAGAAGACGAATCAGATAGCGAGGACGAGGCACTAAAAAAGGGACAAATCGTTGTTTGCTGGTACCCATCAGGGCAAGAAGAAACTGTATCTATATCAAAG ATACAATTGGCAGACAGGTCACTCCTTCCTGGCGATGTTGTCAAGCATGCAGACCAGTCAAGGCCAATTAAGCAGAAAGGATTCATTTCTGATGTGGAGGTTATAGCAAGTGTCAAAGTGATAGCCGCCAATCAAGTGGTGACAAATATTGATTGTCGAGAGTTAAGCCCATTGCAG GAGCTGGTGCAAGGTGTGCATGTCACACTGGGACCATGGCTTGGTCAAATCATGGAGGCAGAACTGAGACTTGTTTTAAGAGTCAAGAATGGAGCAAG GTGCTGTCTGGAAGGTGAGCAAGTAGAGATGCTGTACGATCTCGGAGATCAGAGAGACGATGACTCGCCATTCTACTCTGTGGTACACTACCCTGGGCAGTTAGTCTCTGGACCAGCTAAAGTGTTCAAGGAAGCAAAGTGGCTCTCTGGTACTAAACCCATTCTGCACAACCAAACACAGGTCAAAGCTACAGTGGAAGAG GTGAAGGTTGTTTCTTGTGAAGTAAACTGGCTGGTATGTGGAGCATGTCACGATGGAAACACAAGTCTCATGCCGCCAGACCCCTATATTACCAAGGATCAGTTATCAGA GCTGAACTTTGTAAACCACTTCAAGCATGCAAGTATCCAGATTGGCGATAAAGCGTTCTACACGGTTAAAGAAAGGGACATGCATCTTGTTGCTAGCCATTGTAACAAACCCCTCTCCCACATGGACCTCCAACTAGACAAGACCCATGACGCCACGTCCTCGTACCAGTCTCCCCACTCAGACTCTCTGCCAGAGGACGGCGAGATAGGAGCCTGGGCTAAGGGCCCTGTGGATGAGTCAGTTGAGAATATGGAAGATGAGTCCGCTGATATAGAGACTGCTGGCGCCAGGAATCAAGATGAAGATGAAATGTTGGGTGATGTCTCGAAACTGAAAAACTTGGTGTTATCTGGGGAAGATGAGACAGTCGTACAGCATAGAAAGGGCCAAAGCGCTCAGACGCGAAAGCGGGAAACACAAAATCATGTCTATGACTCGGGTGATGCTGACGAAGATTCCGATCTTGGTGATTCCGCCACGCCAAAGCACAAAAGCACTGGGAGCCAGGGCCCTAAACATGACCCTACATCTGGCCCCACAGCAATGAGGTTCCCTAAACGAAGGCGGAAACGCAacaagcgcaagcgcaagGCTACCCAGCCCATTCAAGTGCGAGTCGGGGACAAAGTCTGCGTTGAAGTCACGTGTACCAGGACTCTTGTACACGTGATTTGGCAAGACGGGTCACGTGAAGAGAACATCTCATCTACTGATCTCATCCCCGTGTTTCATCTCGATGAACAAGAGTTTTTTCCTGGTGACTTTATCAGTGATAAACGAG AGTCGGCTGACCAGTCGCTGTACGGCACCGTGTTAACCGCAGACTGCGCGTCACGCACGTGTAACGTCAGGTGGTTTACACGTGACGGTCATGCAGTCAGTACCGAGAATGACATCAGTGTGTACGACATCGCGGAACATCCTGACTTTGTCTTCAACGCTGGTGATATCGCGGTCCGCGTGACTCCACCGGACGACTTGTCACTCCACAATGAGGAGGAGGTGGCGGCTACGCCCTCTTCATGTGTCGGACAG gTGGCGTCAATTGACGAGGCGGGTAATGTGCACATCCTCTGGATAGACGGATCGCGGTCGCATGTGAAGCCTCAAGAGCTCTACAAAGTAGACCCAGAG GAGGACGGTCAGTCCTTTACTGTCGGTAGCCAGGAATCTGGTGGTGACGAGAACGATGATGACGAATGGGAAACTGCCAGTGATGTCAGCTCTGACGAGGAGCCACGTGACTCGATCATTAGTTACGGCTCGCCCGAGGCCGAGACCGCGCAGCGAGAGCAAGGGACTGGGGAGAATGATGACACCATTAATGATGAAAGGAATAAAATCAATGAAATTATATCCAATAGAAACCCCG CGTTCATGATGATCGAGTCTGTACCTACGAGCCATGCTTTCAAGAACACGACTTTCAGCCCCGAGAATCAGCGCAAGTTCTTGTCGTGTCTGCGCAAGGAGTTGATGCTTCTTCAGAGCTCTCTCCCAGAGGGCATTCTCGTCCGCGGATACGAGGATAGAATG GACATCTTCCGCGTAATGATAGAGGGACCCGCCGGTACACCTTACGATCATGGACTCTTTGCATTTGACATTCTTCTCCCGGCGAACTACCCCGACGCCCCACCGAGCTTCCACTACCTCTCCATGTGTAACGGCCGACTGAATCCGAACCTTTACGAAGATGGAAAAGTATGCGTGAGTCTGCTCGGGACTTGGACGGGACGCGGTAGCGAGATCTGGACTTCCAAGTCTAATATCCTCCAAGTTCTCATATCAGTACAAG GACTCATATTGAATGACGAACCTTACTTTAACGAGGCCGGATACGAGAAGCAACGAGGCACAGCCGAGGGTTTGGAGAATAGCCGTTTGTATAACGAGATGGTGGTCTTAAAGCTCTTGCAATCAATGGAGAGAATACTGCGCCGACCCCCTGAGGGATTCGAGAATGAGGTCGTACAGCACTTCATGCAGAATGCAGACTC GCTCATCCAAAAGCTGTCCTATTGGATCAAACACTACGAGGGGCCAGCGGTCTTCGTTACTAAGGATGGAACAAGTGACGTAACAAAGAGTGAAACTAATAGTGATTCTAAGAACAAAATACCTCCTGTTGTTAAGGATAAAGAAATTTCCGTTGCTAAAGACAAAGACCTTTCTAAGGAGAAGGAAGATTCTGTTGTGGTTGAGCAGGCGAGTTCCGTTGCTAAGGACGGAG GATTTTGTACAAGTCTAAATAGAAGTCTGGAGAAGTTTAAACAAGCCTGGCTGGAGGCGAAACAAGCTGGTATCCCGGCGTTACCCGAGAAAGAAGAGAAGGACGCTGTGCAGTGA
- the LOC125557121 gene encoding transcription initiation factor IIB-like: MEERTVERTAEDRSPPPYNILGGPVPEINAPTLMPEFALFDRALTEYETSRASLGDEDSSNTLCNHGDLVTEDGVTSCLECGEQMQRVIAHEREWGFYGHSDGERSSDPSRVQVRRSEDRNIDKDVENMGFSGVIVSKANEIYTQVTKGQIFRGDPRKAVVFACIYYAYKMSGKCQTPKTLMETFGLSRKSCLKGLKIFSINVPKDYLLHGTSPTVVDHIHDVMDRFSASPAQKGEVVQLYYRSKNRSSELNRVRPQSFAVALTYYWVRLKGVDITLKKFSERTGVSELTISRKAREVATVLGTPGVV, encoded by the coding sequence ATGGAGGAACGAACAGTTGAACGTACGGCTGAAGAtcggtcaccaccaccatataaTATCCTCGGCGGACCGGTGCCTGAGATTAACGCCCCCACCCTCATGCCGGAATTTGCACTGTTTGACCGAGCCCTCACCGAATACGAGACTAGTAGAGCCTCCTTGGGAGACGAGGATAGTAGTAACACCCTTTGCAATCATGGCGACCTAGTCACAGAGGACGGGGTCACTAGTTGCTTAGAGTGCGGGGAACAGATGCAGCGCGTGATCGCGCACGAAAGGGAATGGGGTTTTTACGGACATTCCGACGGCGAACGGTCTTCGGATCCAAGTCGGGTCCAGGTACGTAGGTCTGAGGATAGAAATATTGACAAGGATGTGGAGAACATGGGTTTTAGCGGGGTAATTGTATCCAAAGCTAACGAGATATACACTCAGGTGACGAAAGGCCAGATTTTTCGCGGCGACCCACGGAAGGCGGTCGTCTTTGCGTGTATCTACTACGCCTACAAGATGTCCGGTAAGTGTCAGACACCGAAAACCTTGATGGAAACTTTTGGATTGAGCAGGAAGAGTTGCCTTAAGGGTCTAAAAATCTTTAGTATTAACGTGCCTAAAGATTACTTACTACACGGAACGTCTCCCACCGTCGTGGACCACATTCAcgatgtgatggatagattcTCGGCGTCCCCCGCACAGAAGGGAGAGGTGGTCCAGCTCTACTACAGATCTAAGAACCGCTCGTCTGAGTTGAATCGCGTTCGCCCACAATCCTTTGCGGTCGCTTTAACCTATTACTGGGTACGGCTAAAGGGGGTCGATATTACACTTAAAAAATTCTCCGAAAGAACGGGCGTCTCCGAGTTAACCATCAGTAGGAAAGCGAGAGAAGTGGCCACAGTCCTGGGTACGCCTGGTGTGGTATGA